A window of Bdellovibrionales bacterium genomic DNA:
ACGCCGTTAAGAAAAAGTACAAGGTTGAGGTTCGTTAGAGTCGTGGCCGTAAACCAAGCCAACGCGAAGAGTCACTTGGATCGCTACTTTTTCTCGATCGAAGGGCGAGAGGAGCTGCGAATAGTGGCTCCAGCTCCACAAATTAATTGAAAGTTTTCAAGGACTTGGTAGCCTGTGGGTGGGATGTAACACGAAATATCCGATAAAAAAGAGGTTCAAGGATATGCCCCAACAAAATATTAGCAAATCTACGATGACGAAGGCCGATATAGTCGAGAAAGTTTACCAGAAGATTGGTTTTTCCAAGAAGGAAGCCTCAGAATTGGTAGAGTTGGTATTTGGGTCGTTGAAGGACACCCTTTGTAAGGGCGATAAAGTTAAAATCTCTGGTTTTGGAAACTTTGTTGTTCGAGAAAAAAAGGAGCGAATCGGTCGAAACCCTCAGACTGGTAATCAGATCAAGATCAGTGCGCGAAGGGTGTTGACGTTTCGTCCCAGCCAGGTATTAAAAGCCGTTCTTAACGGAGAGGATGTCTCTCTGGCCGTTGAAGATGATGACGGCATTGATGTAGGCTGAGAATCCTTCTTATAAAAAATTTCGAGCTGGGCGATGCTGAGGCCTGTGGCACTGCCTTTCATGAGGACACAAATGACAACAGATTGGATTTTCGAGACAAAAGATCAGAAGGCATACGCTCCATCTGCTGAACCAGACCTGGAACTCGTTGATACGCGGTTTGCGAAACAGCTTGAGAAAATTCCTGACAAGATGGCGTTTAAAATTGGTGAAGTGGCCCGTTTGATCGGGGTTAAAACCTATGTGTTGCGTTATTGGGAGACCGAGTTTGAGGCTTTGAATCCCAAAAAATCCAGAAACAATCAGCGCGTCTATGAGAAAAAAGACGTGGTGATGGTCATGATGATTAAAAAGCTCCTCTACGAAGATCGCTTCTCGATCGAAGGGGCAAAGACGGCTCTGAGAAAACTAAAAAAGGACACTCGTAAAGCAACAGAAATTCGTCAATTGGGCTCACATCTTGAGCAGGTGACAGATCAATTGCGGGATCTTGTTGATGAGATATCCCGAGTCAAAGTCCTATTTAATGCTGAGTGATACTCTCTCTTCACTTAATCAAGTTTAATCATGTTGAATCAACTGCAATCATGTTGACAGATTCTTGAAATTCAAAGAGAAACGACAAGAGTAAATTCGGTGAATGAAAATCATTAAGGGCGTCGGACCGTAGCGCAGCCTGGTAGCGCACAACCTTGGGGTGGTTGGGGTCGCAGGTTCAAATCCTGTCGGTCCGACCAATTTCTTCAAAGATGAGACTCTGATTGCAGTGCTAGACCTGAGGTTGGAATTTCAATTGTGAAAGTTGTTCCTTGAGAACCGGATTGGCAACGAATGTGGCCTTTGTGTACTTCTATGATCTTCTTCACAATTGCTAAGCCCAAGCCTGTACCACCAGTCGACTCACCAGATGAAACAAAGGGATCAAAGATCGATCTTAAAATATTGGGCAGAACTCCTGGACCGCGATCGCTGACTTCAATTTGACACCAATTGTTCTCTCGCAGCCGCGCATCGATAAAAATTCCTTGCTCTTGGCCCATTCCATACTTAACAGCGTTGTCGATAAGATTTCTAAAAACCTGCATCATGAGCGGAAAATTGCACGTAATTGTTGGCAGGCTTTGGGAAAAATGGACGTAACTGGATTCAGCTTCGATCCCAAGAACACTCACCACATCCCTAATGAGACTTGCAAGATTCACGGGCTCGAATTTTAGCGGAGCATGCCCTAGAGAACCAAATTGTCGAAGATCATCTAGGCATCTACTGAGATAAAGGGCGTTGGCACTAATTCTCTCCAATAAATGCTGAGCCTTTTGGTCAAGGCTGGCCAAGTATCGGTCCCGTAGCATATGGGCGAACCCGATAATCACACTCAGTGGATTTTTTAGTTCGTGTGAAGTCGTCAAGGCAAACCTATTAAGGCCCGTGTTAATCGCATTCAATTCCTCAATCAGTTTGTCTCTCTCGAGGAGGGCCATTTTTTGCTCAGTAACGTCCAGCTGAATTCCAACGAAAAATAGAGCATTCCCGGCCTCGTCCTTTACTGGGCTAACTGTCAAATGGTTCCAGAAGAGTGAGCCGTCCTTACGGTAATTTACAAGTTCTCCTCTAAAATGGACATTCGAATGGATTGCATCATGGCATTCGCGAACCACTGTTTTATCAGATTCAGGGCCCTGCAGAAATCGACAGTTTTTTCCGATGATTTCGTCTGCGCTATAGCCCGTCAGTTTTTGAAAATGGGGATTAACGTAAATGATGGGATTATCAGCCAATCGATTGTCGGTTACAACAAGTCCAGTATTTGTGGCTTCTGCCGCGTACTTAAAGATGAAGTCCGGAAGAGGTGGTCTGATACTTACTCCTCAATAGATTGAATTTTTCTTGTAACAGAATATTTCTCTCCGTCAAGACCAAAGACAGAGAGTGTCGGCCAAGTTGAGATGTTTTCATGGCGAAATTTTTTTCACACATTCATTTCGCAAAATGACTTTTGGCTCATTAAGCTAATTAATTCCATTGAGTCCATTGACCTGATAAATTCGCCCGTGGCGGATCAGCCACTTCTCAATCTCTACGGCCACAAAGACTGCGGGAGAGATGGCGAGACAAACAATCAACTCAAAGGCTGTGAGAGGCTCAGTTTTAAATACAGAGTTTAAAAGTGGAACATAGAGAGTCGCCATCTGTAGACCAAAGGTTATAAGTACTGCCACCAAGAGCGGAAAGTTGGAGAAAAATCCTTGTTTGAAAAATGACTCACGCTCGGATCTTACCGCAAGCACATGCCCCATTTGAGATAAGGTCAAGACTGTAAAAACCATGCTTTGCCAATGAGAGGAGCCAGAATGATAGGCCCAGGCCATGACAGCAAGGTTGAGTGCGCCCATGAAAAGGCCGACCCACACGGCATGTTGCCAAAGGCCGTGGGCAAAAATACTTTCATTGGGTCTGCGCGGTGGACGCTTCATGATTCCCAGTTCTTCGGGTTCAGCAGCTAAAGCGAGACCTGGCAAACCGTCTGTAACAAGATTGA
This region includes:
- a CDS encoding PAS domain-containing protein, translated to MADNPIIYVNPHFQKLTGYSADEIIGKNCRFLQGPESDKTVVRECHDAIHSNVHFRGELVNYRKDGSLFWNHLTVSPVKDEAGNALFFVGIQLDVTEQKMALLERDKLIEELNAINTGLNRFALTTSHELKNPLSVIIGFAHMLRDRYLASLDQKAQHLLERISANALYLSRCLDDLRQFGSLGHAPLKFEPVNLASLIRDVVSVLGIEAESSYVHFSQSLPTITCNFPLMMQVFRNLIDNAVKYGMGQEQGIFIDARLRENNWCQIEVSDRGPGVLPNILRSIFDPFVSSGESTGGTGLGLAIVKKIIEVHKGHIRCQSGSQGTTFTIEIPTSGLALQSESHL
- a CDS encoding MerR family transcriptional regulator, with protein sequence MTTDWIFETKDQKAYAPSAEPDLELVDTRFAKQLEKIPDKMAFKIGEVARLIGVKTYVLRYWETEFEALNPKKSRNNQRVYEKKDVVMVMMIKKLLYEDRFSIEGAKTALRKLKKDTRKATEIRQLGSHLEQVTDQLRDLVDEISRVKVLFNAE
- a CDS encoding integration host factor subunit alpha — its product is MTKADIVEKVYQKIGFSKKEASELVELVFGSLKDTLCKGDKVKISGFGNFVVREKKERIGRNPQTGNQIKISARRVLTFRPSQVLKAVLNGEDVSLAVEDDDGIDVG